tgaacatctatgtgatcagtgaattaaataggaGAAAGTacctgattatcactgaaaaagtgcaaaaaaaaaaaaaaaaaaccctgagaataatattatatcaaatggtgataaatccctttggaaagattaaatagagagaaaaatgcatatgggaactgacacagaagtggtactgggtctttctgggttaaatgtATTATCTGACCTCTTCATCGTTTGTGGATGAAGTTGCCTGGTGTTCCTGGTGTGACCTATAGGGGGCAGCACAGACCCTGAATTAATGAGTTGAGCCGGATTTGACACTaggaagaagaagacagtacagGAAACGTCAGCAAACATCATCTGTTAGAAATGGTAAGAAACATAAGCTGATTAAAACACGACAATTCAGTAGATAGATCCGTACAACTATACTTCATGAGATAGAAAATGGATAATTTCACCAGAAGAAGACTGTGTGGGTTAACGAGAGGTTATTGTATTTTATAGTCGAGTCTACACGGGAACATACAGACGAACCAGGGGCTAAACAGATTAGAATATATGTATTTTAGtcttaaatgttttatattttaattttctgaTTGGAGTTATTAACAAGTTGAAGTGATACGAGCAGATAACTTACCCATGGCCTGTGCTAACTCGATAAAATATAGCTATTCAACCTTAAAATGCGCCCGTTTTTGTTAAAATCATCAATGAATCTGAACACCTTTTTGATTTTAGAAACTTTATTTAGTTGTATCTTTAGTTTACTGTCGGTCAGACTTTCCTGCATCAGCCTGTCACGTCAGAAACAGTCAAGTCtgcagacactgtttattcacttAAGTTCATTTAATACAAGGGGACGCTGTTCAGTCATACAATGTACTGAAAGTTGtggcacatttatttattaaaaaaaaaaaaaaaaaaatcagcagttaGCTCTATATATTTGAATGGAGTCTGACATGTTGTAATATTGAGCAGGAGTgaagtgtacaaaaaaaaaaaaaaaaaaaagctcaacagGGATGACCGCCCTGGATTTTGACTGAGTTATGCAGGTGTCATCTGTCACCTGATGTGCATTTCTCTACAATTCACAGGTATGTGACGGTATTTGAGGCAACTAGATTCTACACTACACTCAGAtgcaataaaatgtaataaataaaatgagtaatatTCCTAGTGGAGCCTTAAAATGAGGTTGAAAACTCTTAGCATGGGTTTCACCTTTCATTTTTCTATGATGCTATGGAAATAAAATGgttaaatttacaaaataaatactCATATACTCATTTGCCATTTATTGGCTTTTTGCTCTCTTCAAAATATATTTTAGTTAATATTTTTAAGAAAATACATGTTCAAAGTTTGCCCTCTTCATCTCCCACCAGGTGTGCAGGTGCTGATGTTTATCTCACTTTTTATTGTCAAATTTTCACAATTTACAGtgtattttgaccaaaatttactCAGTATCTGAATAGTAAATAGAGATGTTCTGACTTTATCAGCTGTGATGCTGATTCTCAGAAAATAGATATCACCAATACCACTGTTTAATTCATCTATATATCTCACTTTGTAGAAGAAACTGGGATCATTTGTTTGTGAAGAAAGCACCAGTCACTTTAAGTATTGGTTTCTATCTTTATGAAACCAAATGTAAACTATCAATACACCAACAACTTGGTATAAAACTATTGTTGACACAGCAACTGTGTGGTGCTTCAACGCTTTGTCTTCAGTGTAAAATGAGCTTTATTTCATAGAACACTGAAGTAACTTAATAAgtaatatttttaaattatttgtcaTTATTAGGCATTGGAATGAGAATCAAAATTGAGCCCTGTTCTTTGTAAAAATCTTACAGATGAGGAAGTCAGCTGAGTCTTGTAAATATCTGTTCTTCTCACATTCTGTTCTTCCCACATTCATAGATAgttatattataattataatttgatgtttttagaTCATATGTGTAACAGACTATATTTCATGTTCCTCGTgctcctttgttttgtttcaggcGACAGGAGTGGATCAAGCCGTTGGCATGAGTCTTGTAGTCTTCAGCCTTGTGCTGTTCACATACTACTCTGTCTGGGTCATCGTCCTGGTAAGTATAAACAACCAAAAGCGAGATGCTCTTGTACCGCTCGTTGGTCCCTTTTATagtaaaaaatgattaaaaatgaactGAACGTTTGCTTTGTGTAAGCAAAATATaatacagtgattttttttttgttttgcagccTTTTGTGGACAGTGATCATGTACTACACAAGTATTTTCTTTCTCGGGAGTACTCAGTCATTCTGCCTGGTATTGCAGCTGTAGTACTGCTCCTTTGCATAGGTCAGTCACAGGGTGAAAGACACAATTAGCTTTCAACAAAGACTTTCCAGTCAAACACGCTTATCTGTTACATGTCAAATTTAATAAAGTATATGAATGCATCTTCAGAATTCTTACCATACTTGTCATACACAGGAGCCTTCACTGCAGTTGTCATGTGGAAGAATCGAAAGCCAAAGAAAGTGGACTAAGTGGACAACGAACAACACAGAGACCACTGAGGGCTGGAGCACACAATATCCTAGATCTTGAATTGCGTAGTCTCTTAATGTTTAAGCATAAGCAAAAATCAGACTTCTGTCCTGAACAGATTGTGAAAAATATTTATGctcaaaaaaatatttaatggaTTGCTATTGATTGACACACCAAATCCAGTGGACATAGTGAAGACATTCAGCATCAATTATAAACAACCAGACCAGATTATCAAAAACACATCACCACCAGTGAGTCAGAAAATAAGTGAAGACATTACACAGAACATCTGCATAAAAAACAAGTTCTGACTGAATTATTCACTTGATCCTTTTGAACAGATTATGTTCACTCTCACAGaaatatttttgtcaaaaaaaaaaataaatcaatcaatgtaATGgaatttttttccttggtcaaaTTTTCAGTTCAGCCAATTTGAAACTTTATAGAAACTGTGTGTGGAGTTGAAAACATCTGACTTTGGCACCTCCCAGTGGTGGTGTATTATCAGTATCAAAACAACACTTAAATGAATATAGACACTGAATAGGAATGTGCTTGAAACACCATGTAGACTTTGTCTACTTCCTCAGATGAGTGTCTTGTCATTTAAGATAGTTTTTCTCAGCTATTTCAAGTAAGATTTTTTTGAAATATGTAATGTTTTTAAAAAACTGAGTCAGATATCAGCTGAATGCTGACATCATTTGATGAGTCACTGTGTTTGTTCTTATTGAAAGAAGAAGATTGAATTACAGGAATTCATATTGATTACATATAGTGTATAAAAATGTGATATTTAATAGACGAACACATTTGAAAATGACTTCTGCTCTACTTTAGTGTTTCTTCTTCATTGCAAGTGGGAACCAGTGTCCGCATGTTGTCACTTTTGATTTTCCATGTAATTGACTTTAATGTAGTTAGACAGAGGGTGGaaatatactgtgtggaaataaggTCAGACTTAATTTAGAAACTATCAATAACATTTATTATTCATGACCAAACATCAAAGATAGAGTCAGGGAGTGGTTTACTTGCTTATGTTGTTACCATTAGTTTAAAATTAAAAACTGCTGTAACGTGACTTTCTGCATGAGTCCCACAGAAAAACAGCAAATACAGGAACAAAACTGTTCTAAAATtggcagaaaattgttgaatttaaatgTTTTCCAGCCTAATGCTCATATTAAGAGGCTGACGTCCAAAATAGATTTTCAGGATGTGTAATATTCTCAGAAAAAATGATAAGTCTGTAAATACTATAACATGCTGTATAGGAGTCCATTTTTATAGGATGTGAATAATGTAAATTGTAAATTTTGTCTCTGGCATCTGGCCCAAAATGTGCAATGGCCAGTTTGCTCTGTATTcaataaaatgttcattttgggaGATGTGAATATGTCTAATTAATTTTTAGTTTTACTGAGAAACTTAATGAATTGTGGAAGTAAATGAGTATAAATGTAATGGTTCTGTAATAGTAACCTCGAAAAGCAACTCTTGGCTCATGAAATTGTTTGAAAAGCCAGCTTTCTATATATCTGTCATGACAGTAGCATTCACAGGAATTATTTCAGTCAAATTTTTTGCCCCAGCATTTGACTTTAATAAGGCACACGGGATTATGCTTTTGTTTTAATGATGCACATGGTATTGTGAATGACAACTTACCTCTGAGTAAGTGCAAATTAGTGTCAAACTTTAACTTGTGTGGTGATGGGAAGTGATACAGGAAAGAGGAGGATGATGCTACAAAAGATCTCAATCCAGGAGTCAAGTGGGCAggttctgtctcactgactgtcaCCATGG
This region of Sphaeramia orbicularis chromosome 12, fSphaOr1.1, whole genome shotgun sequence genomic DNA includes:
- the dpm2 gene encoding dolichol phosphate-mannose biosynthesis regulatory protein, which codes for MATGVDQAVGMSLVVFSLVLFTYYSVWVIVLPFVDSDHVLHKYFLSREYSVILPGIAAVVLLLCIGAFTAVVMWKNRKPKKVD